One genomic segment of Hevea brasiliensis isolate MT/VB/25A 57/8 chromosome 3, ASM3005281v1, whole genome shotgun sequence includes these proteins:
- the LOC110652570 gene encoding L-type lectin-domain containing receptor kinase IV.1-like — MISSQNLTTLPSSLAACFLSRISCSGSHKLFHVGQRWMGLRDLRCKQPKKVKKNVEMKKNWSRQAQAMLFKAVLSVCLLVCLAASQDLSFRYNGFRSANLSLDGIAEITSSGLLRLTNDTKQEKGHAFFPNPITFKNTNGSVFTFSTTFVFAIVPEIASISGHGIAFVIAPTKGLPGSLPSQYLGLFNKTNNGNDTNHVFAVELDTIYSSEFDDINDNHVGIDINGLTSEESAPAGYHTDSSGGLTNLTLASSQPMQIWVEYEGTQKQLNITLAPINMGKPSIPLLSVALDLSPYFLDTMYVGFSSSTGSVLTSHYVLGWSYKMNGQTQALDLAQLPKLPRIGPKERSKFLTIGVPTISVSVVFIVISGLVYFIRRKRKFAEVLEDWELDYGPHRFKYKDLYIATKGFRDKELLGSGGFGRVYKGVLPSSKIEIAVKMVSHETRQGMKVFVAEIVSIGRLRHRNLVTLLGYCRRKGELLLVYDYMPNGSLDKYLYDQPRVTLNWSQRFRVIKGVASGLFYLHEEWEQVVIHRDVKASNVLLDGELNGRLGDFGLARLYDHGTDPQTTHIVGTLGYLAPEHTRTGKATTKTDVYAFGAFLLEVACGRRPIERREQAEDVILLDWVFSFWVKGEIIEARDQNLGPDYIPEEVELVLKLGLLCSHSVPEVRPSMRQVLQFLDRDIPLPELSSLGLSASGLTFAHPEGFSDFAMSYPSSMNLAFSHSSSVAASLLSGGR; from the coding sequence ATGATTAGCTCGCAAAATTTGACTACTTTACCCTCCTCTTTGGCTGCTTGCTTCCTTTCCAGAATTTCATGCTCAGGATCTCATAAATTGTTTCATGTGGGACAGCGATGGATGGGGCTGCGTGATCTCAGATGCAAGCAGCCAAAGAAAGTTAAAAAGAACGTCGAGATGAAGAAAAATTGGTCTAGGCAAGCGCAAGCCATGTTATTCAAAGCAGTCCTTTCGGTGTGCCTCTTAGTTTGCTTAGCAGCTTCCCAAGATCTCAGTTTCCGCTACAATGGCTTTCGATCCGCCAATCTAAGCCTTGATGGTATAGCTGAGATCACCTCTAGTGGCCTTCTGAGGCTCACCAATGACACCAAGCAGGAAAAGGGTCACGCCTTTTTTCCAAACCCAATAACTTTCAAGAACACAAATGGCTCTGTTTTCACCTTTTCTACTACCTTTGTCTTTGCTATTGTACCTGAAATTGCAAGTATTAGTGGTCATGGGATTGCCTTTGTGATTGCACCAACAAAAGGCCTCCCTGGATCTCTTCCCAGCCAGTACCTTGGGCTGTTTAACAAGACCAACAATGGTAATGATACCAACCATGTTTTTGCAGTGGAGCTTGACACCATCTATAGCAGCGAATTCGATGATATCAATGATAATCATGTTGGAATAGATATTAATGGGTTAACGTCTGAGGAATCTGCCCCAGCAGGATATCATACTGATTCCAGCGGTGGGCTCACAAACTTGACCCTTGCTAGCAGCCAACCAATGCAAATTTGGGTGGAATATGAAGGTACACAGAAGCAACTTAATATCACTTTAGCTCCGATTAATATGGGTAAACCCAGTATTCCACTTTTGTCTGTAGCTCTTGATCTGTCACCATACTTTCTAGATACCATGTACGTTGGTTTCTCATCATCCACAGGCTCTGTCCTAACATCTCACTATGTATTGGGTTGGAGCTATAAGATGAATGGCCAAACTCAAGCACTAGATCTTGCTCAACTTCCTAAGCTTCCGCGAATTGGACCTAAGGAGAGATCAAAATTTCTAACCATTGGGGTGCCCACAATTTCTGTAAGTGTGGTTTTCATAGTAATCTCTGGTTTAGTTTATTTCATAAGAAGGAAAAGGAAGTTTGCAGAAGTGCTTGAAGATTGGGAGCTTGACTATGGGCCTCACAGATTCAAATACAAGGATTTGTACATAGCCACTAAAGGATTTAGGGACAAGGAACTATTGGGTAGTGGTGGATTTGGTAGGGTTTATAAAGGAGTGTTGCCATCTTCCAAGATTGAGATTGCAGTAAAAATGGTGTCCCATGAAACAAGACAGGGAATGAAGGTTTTTGTAGCAGAAATTGTTAGTATTGGTCGGCTTCGTCACCGGAACCTAGTAACGCTCTTGGGCTATTGCCGGCGCAAAGGAGAACTACTTTTGGTCTATGATTACATGCCCAATGGAAGTCTCGACAAGTACCTGTATGATCAACCAAGGGTCACCCTGAATTGGAGCCAAAGATTTAGAGTCATAAAAGGTGTAGCTTCAGGGCTGTTTTATCTGCATGAAGAATGGGAACAAGTTGTGATTCACAGAGATGTCAAGGCTAGCAATGTCTTGCTAGATGGTGAATTAAATGGTAGATTGGGAGATTTTGGCCTTGCTAGATTATATGACCATGGAACAGATCCTCAAACTACTCATATTGTTGGTACTCTTGGTTATCTTGCACCTGAACATACTCGAACTGGAAAGGCCACAACAAAGACTGATGTGTATGCCTTTGGTGCCTTTTTACTTGAGGTTGCTTGTGGTAGAAGGCCAATAGAGCGAAGAGAACAAGCAGAGGATGTTATCTTGCTTGATTGGGTGTTCTCCTTTTGGGTCAAAGGTGAAATTATTGAGGCCAGAGATCAAAATTTGGGCCCAGATTATATACCAGAAGAAGTGGAATTGGTGTTAAAACTTGGTTTGTTGTGTTCGCATTCAGTGCCTGAAGTTAGACCAAGTATGCGCCAAGTTCTGCAATTCTTAGATCGGGATATTCCTCTTCCAGAATTGTCATCACTTGGCCTCTCTGCAAGTGGCCTAACATTTGCACACCCTGAAGGTTTTAGCGATTTTGCCATGTCCTATCCATCTTCCATGAACCTGGCATTCTCGCATTCATCTTCTGTAGCAGCGTCCCTTCTTTCAGGGGGCCGCtga